In a single window of the Perca flavescens isolate YP-PL-M2 chromosome 18, PFLA_1.0, whole genome shotgun sequence genome:
- the atraid gene encoding all-trans retinoic acid-induced differentiation factor: MKMKAGCSQLKSVLILIFNLRFYASYQLTELQVCELCSGTVLNGTAVGQFCSSSAGRIDGRCCLRNDNTSNPEHIIGLDLSNCSLSHVEDLQEASTALMIDLSLNPIVNISDTAFQGFIELNYIILPQDIVCPGGSTSWGKVEVKEGNRFCEGQKDMCNQTGQLSINCPENSLCAPYGPGFSECSCADNYHGYKCLREGEFPALQVFGPLGASTVVISFLLWVTQRRKAKSF; this comes from the exons ATGAAAATGAAAGCTGGGTGCAGCCAGCTAAAATCTGTGCTTATTTTGATCTTTAATTTACGTTTTTACGCAAGTTATCAACTGACTGAGCTGCAG GTATGTGAGCTCTGCAGCGGTACAGTCCTAAACGGCACCGCAGTGGGCCAGTTTTGCTCCTCCTCCGCTGGTCGGATAGACGGGCGCTGCTGCTTGAGAAATGACAACACAAGCAACCCTGAACACATCATCGG GTTGGATCTGTCCAATTGTTCACTATCTCATGTGGAGGATCTTCAGGAAGCATCAACAGCTTTAATGAT AGACCTCTCACTAAATCCTATTGTCAACATCAGCGACACAGCATTTCAAGGATTTATTGAGTTAAATTACAT AATTTTGCCACAAGACATAGTTTGTCCAGGTGGCAGCACTTCTTGGGGAAAGGTGGAGGTCAAAGAGGGAAATCGTTTTTGTGAAGGCCAGAAAGATATGTGCAACCAAACTGGACAGCTAT CCATTAACTGCCCGGAGAACTCCCTCTGCGCCCCCTACGGCCCCGGCTTCTCCGAGTGCAGCTGTGCTGACAACTATCATGGATACAAGTGTCTTCGAGAG GGGGAGTTCCCGGCTCTGCAGGTGTTTGGGCCTCTTGGAGCATCAACAGTGGTGATCTCTTTCCTGCTGTGGGTCACCCAGAGACGTAAAGCCAAATCATTCTAA
- the eif2b4 gene encoding translation initiation factor eIF2B subunit delta, which produces MADSGVTDEPITKDGVHRAKTEGKELTKEEKQRLRKEKKQQKKNKERKDEKASQESEKKKKNKEEKPVSAAAPASQPPTQPSTQKAPSAVPAPAPVPVPVSETPALADKPAKSKADLKAERRARQEAERASKQAATSKPKAPPNELQPVVKRLPEHVQVDNPGVLKKLAKKLERQQIPLRSDYGYKVSLFSHLHQYSRKAPLTQQLSIPSTVIHPAIVRLGLQYSQGIVAGSNARSVALLHAFKQVIRDYTTPPNEELSRDLVNKLKPYISFLNQCRPLSASMGNAIKYIKKEISNIPSQCKEEEAKSKLLSCIECYIDEKIILAAKAIAKSSIEKINNGDVILVYGCSSLVNHILCEAFEKNIKFRVIVVDSRPRLEGREALRRLVQRGISCTYVLISAVSYILPEVSKVFLGAHALLANGYVMSRVGTSQIALVAKAFNVPVLVCCETYKFCERVQTDSFVSNELDDPDDLIVTRKGKTQLEHWQDVPSLGLLNLVYDVTPPDFVDLVITDLGMIPCTSVPVVLRVKNVDQ; this is translated from the exons ATGAACCTATCACTAAAGATGGCGTTCATCGAGCAAAG ACTGAAGGCAAAGAGCTGACCAAAGAGGAGAAGCAACGGCTGAGGAAAGAGAAGAAAcagcagaagaaaaacaaagagagaaaagatgaGAAGGCTTCACAGGAAagtgaaaagaagaagaagaacaaagaaGAGAAGCCTGTCAGTGCAGCTGCCCCAGCTTCCCAGCCTCCAACACAACCCTCAACACAGAAAG CTCCTTCAGCAGTGCCTGCTCCTGCACCGGTTCCTGTGCCTGTCTCAGAAACACCTGCCCTGGCAGACAAGCCAGCTAAGAGTAAAGCAGACTTGAAAGCAGAGAGGAGAGCTCGGCAAGAGGCGGAGAGGGCCTCCAAACAGGCTGCAACAAGCAAACCTAAAGCACCGCCTAATGAGCTGCAGCCAG TGGTGAAGAGGCTCCCAGAACATGTCCAAGTGGACAACCCgggtgttttaaaaaaactggCAAAGAAATTGGAAAGACAACAG ATCCCACTCCGGTCAGACTACGGCTACAAAGTCAGCCTGTTTTCTCATCTCCACCAGTACAGTCGCAAAGCCCCTCTAACACAGCAACTCAG CATTCCCTCCACAGTGATTCATCCTGCTATAGTTCGCCTGGGTCTCCAGTATTCACAGGGCATTGTGGCAGGATCCAATGCGCGCTCTGTTGCCCTGCTGCATGCTTTCAAACAG GTAATAAGGGACTATACTACGCCTCCAAATGAGGAGCTATCTAGAGACTTGGTCAACAAGCTGAAACCTTATAtcag TTTTTTGAATCAGTGTCGCCCTCTGTCAGCCAGCATGGGTAATGCAATCAAATACATCAAGAAAGAGATCTCCAATATTCCTAGTCAATGCAAAGAAGAAGAG GCAAAGAGCAAACTGCTGAGCTGTATCGAGTGCTACATTGATGAGAAGATCATCCTTGCTGCTAAAGCTATTGCCAAGTCCTCCATAGAAAAGATCAATAATGGAGATGTCATCCTAGTTTATGGATG CTCGTCGCTGGTCAACCACATCCTGTGCGAGGCCTTTGAGAAGAACATAAAGTTCCGTGTAATCGTGGTGGACAGCAGGCCTCGACTGGAGGGCCGGGAGGCCCTGAGGCGCCTTGTCCAGAGAGGCATCAGCTGCACCTATGTCCTTATCTCGGCCGTCTCCTACATTCTTCCAGAG GTATCGAAGGTGTTCCTTGGCGCTCACGCTCTGCTGGCCAATGGTTACGTAATGTCTCGCGTGGGGACGTCACAGATAGCTCTGGTGGCCAAAGCCTTTAACGTGCCTGTGCTGGTGTGTTGTGAGACCTACAAGTTTTGTGAGAGGGTGCAGACAGATTCCTTCGTGTCCAATGAACTAG ATGACCCCGATGACCTCATTGTGACCCGTAAAGGGAAGACTCAGCTAGAGCACTGGCAGGACGTGCCCTCACTCGGCCTGCTTAACCTGGTGTATGACGTGACGCCGCCTGATTTCGTGGACTTAGTCATCACGGATCTGGGAATGATCCCGTGCACCTCGGTCCCTGTGGTGCTGCGAGTCAAAAATGTGGACCAGTGA